A single Candidatus Hydrogenedentota bacterium DNA region contains:
- a CDS encoding sugar ABC transporter ATP-binding protein, whose product MEAQHLSMRGIGKAFSGVRVLDSVDFDLRAGEVHILAGENGAGKSTLIKILAGVHTGYDGEILLGGQPVHFRSPQHARLSGISVIHQELSLIPGMSVSDNVFLGREQTARGWVRRARQERECAELLARLGMDISPSAPAGDHPISVQQSIEIAKAMAGDARVVVMDEPTSCLAAPEVERLFALIDGLRRQGCGIIYITHKMEEIYRIADRITVLRDGRKIGTAAACDLPAEQLVQWMVGKPLEAQFSRTIAAPGPVRLEVRDFSVPDPAGLPRPKVDRVSFQARAGEIIGIGGLQGSGGSELLAGLFGAYGGRVSGEVLLDGIPAAVRRPAAAIRQGVALLTNDRKTTGLVLGMSITRNMTLASLPRYSPGGWLLPAREQDRAREHAEQFGLRAATLTQPVETLSGGNQQKVVLAKWLDTNPRVLLLDEPTRGVDVGAKHEIYELMNQWTAAGITLLLITSEMPELLAMSDRILVLYQGRILREFGRGEATQESVLAAAMGRGEGERKC is encoded by the coding sequence ATGGAAGCGCAACATCTCAGCATGCGGGGCATCGGAAAGGCCTTTTCGGGCGTCCGGGTCCTCGATTCGGTGGATTTTGACCTGCGGGCCGGCGAGGTGCACATCCTCGCGGGCGAGAACGGCGCGGGCAAGAGCACCCTGATCAAAATCCTCGCGGGGGTGCACACTGGGTACGACGGGGAAATCCTGCTGGGAGGGCAACCGGTCCATTTCCGGTCGCCCCAGCACGCGCGTCTCAGCGGCATCTCCGTGATTCACCAGGAACTCTCCCTGATCCCCGGAATGAGCGTGTCCGACAATGTATTCCTCGGCCGGGAGCAGACCGCCCGCGGATGGGTGCGGCGCGCGCGCCAGGAGCGGGAATGCGCGGAGCTTCTCGCCCGGCTGGGCATGGATATCTCCCCTTCCGCACCGGCGGGCGACCACCCCATCTCCGTGCAGCAGTCCATCGAGATTGCCAAGGCGATGGCGGGCGACGCCCGCGTGGTCGTGATGGACGAGCCCACGAGCTGCCTGGCCGCCCCCGAGGTGGAGCGCCTGTTCGCGCTGATTGACGGGCTGCGCCGCCAGGGCTGCGGCATCATCTACATCACGCACAAGATGGAGGAAATCTACCGGATCGCCGACCGGATCACCGTGCTGCGGGACGGCAGGAAGATCGGCACCGCGGCCGCCTGCGACCTGCCCGCCGAACAGCTGGTGCAGTGGATGGTGGGAAAGCCGCTGGAGGCGCAGTTTTCCCGGACCATCGCCGCGCCCGGCCCGGTCCGGCTGGAAGTGCGGGACTTTTCGGTCCCCGACCCGGCGGGACTGCCCAGGCCCAAGGTGGACCGGGTGTCCTTTCAGGCGCGGGCGGGGGAGATCATCGGGATCGGGGGCCTCCAGGGTTCGGGGGGGAGCGAGCTGCTGGCAGGCCTTTTCGGCGCCTACGGGGGCAGGGTGTCTGGAGAGGTGCTGCTGGACGGGATCCCGGCCGCCGTCAGGCGCCCGGCGGCGGCCATCCGCCAGGGCGTGGCGCTGCTCACCAACGACCGCAAGACCACGGGGCTGGTGCTGGGCATGTCCATCACGCGGAACATGACCCTGGCCTCCCTGCCCCGCTACTCCCCCGGCGGCTGGCTGCTCCCCGCGAGGGAGCAGGACCGGGCGCGGGAGCACGCGGAGCAGTTTGGCCTCCGCGCGGCCACGCTGACGCAGCCGGTGGAGACCCTTTCGGGGGGCAACCAGCAGAAGGTGGTGCTGGCAAAGTGGCTGGACACGAACCCCCGGGTGCTGCTTCTCGACGAGCCCACACGCGGGGTGGATGTGGGCGCGAAACACGAAATATACGAGCTGATGAACCAGTGGACGGCGGCCGGAATCACCCTCCTGCTGATCACTTCGGAGATGCCCGAACTGCTGGCCATGAGCGACCGGATCCTCGTGCTGTACCAGGGGCGCATCCTCCGGGAGTTTGGGCGCGGCGAGGCGACCCAGGAGTCCGTGCTGGCCGCGGCCATGGGGCGCGGGGAAGGAGAACGGAAATGCTGA
- a CDS encoding ABC transporter permease encodes MLKRSGQLARVLELPFTRALIALLVILALGALFNADGTFFRWDTHRDMLRHISRFGILACGMTIVIIAGGIDLSVGSVLGLTAVVSALLSIHHGMPAWVAVPLCCLLGLACGAVSGALIARFSIQPFIATLAMMVFARGAAKYISEGKKISQGVETPEGFQYLDFPKLYEFLNAKILGDNIAVVTLVFLLCVLVSWLLLARLRPGRHLYAIGGNEAAARLSGVPVGWAKVLAYAMSGLFASLAGICQAAQETQGDPEAGASYELTAIAIVVIGGTSLSGGRGGILLTLLGTLTIGYLEKILSINAVGEAGRLMLTGAIIVSAVLFQRGRK; translated from the coding sequence ATGCTGAAGCGGTCCGGACAGCTGGCGAGAGTGCTGGAGCTGCCCTTCACCCGCGCCCTGATCGCCCTGCTGGTGATCCTGGCGCTGGGGGCGCTGTTCAACGCGGACGGCACCTTCTTCCGGTGGGATACCCACCGCGACATGCTGCGCCACATCTCCCGGTTCGGGATTCTGGCCTGCGGCATGACCATCGTCATCATCGCCGGCGGCATAGACCTTTCGGTGGGCAGCGTGTTGGGGCTCACCGCCGTCGTGTCCGCCCTGCTGAGCATCCACCATGGCATGCCGGCGTGGGTTGCCGTGCCCCTCTGCTGTCTGCTGGGCCTGGCCTGCGGGGCGGTTTCGGGCGCCCTCATCGCGCGGTTCTCCATCCAGCCCTTCATAGCCACCCTCGCCATGATGGTCTTTGCCCGCGGGGCGGCCAAATACATTTCGGAGGGCAAGAAGATTTCCCAGGGCGTGGAGACCCCGGAGGGCTTCCAGTATCTGGATTTTCCCAAACTCTACGAGTTCCTCAACGCCAAAATCCTCGGCGACAACATTGCCGTGGTCACGCTGGTGTTTCTGCTGTGCGTGCTAGTGTCCTGGCTGTTGCTGGCCCGGCTGCGGCCCGGGCGGCATCTGTACGCCATCGGGGGCAATGAGGCGGCGGCCCGTCTCTCGGGGGTGCCCGTGGGTTGGGCGAAGGTGCTTGCCTACGCCATGAGCGGGCTCTTTGCCTCGCTGGCGGGGATTTGCCAGGCCGCCCAGGAGACCCAGGGCGATCCGGAAGCCGGTGCGTCCTATGAACTTACGGCCATCGCCATTGTGGTGATCGGAGGCACCAGCCTCTCCGGCGGACGGGGCGGCATTTTGCTTACCTTGCTGGGAACCCTCACCATCGGGTATCTTGAGAAAATCCTGAGCATCAACGCCGTCGGCGAGGCCGGGCGCCTGATGCTCACCGGCGCGATTATTGTGTCCGCGGTGCTGTTCCAGCGGGGCAGAAAATAG